One window of Mucilaginibacter inviolabilis genomic DNA carries:
- a CDS encoding type B 50S ribosomal protein L31 → MKKDLHPSNYRLVVFKDMSNDYSFITKSCIDTRESVKWEDGNEYPLVKLEISHTSHPFYTGKMKLVDTAGRIDKFRSRYNKK, encoded by the coding sequence ATGAAAAAAGATCTGCATCCATCAAACTATAGATTAGTTGTATTCAAAGACATGTCAAACGACTATTCTTTCATAACTAAATCTTGCATCGATACCCGTGAATCCGTAAAATGGGAAGACGGAAATGAGTATCCATTAGTGAAATTAGAAATTTCGCATACATCTCACCCTTTCTACACCGGTAAAATGAAACTGGTTGATACTGCAGGACGTATCGATAAATTCCGCTCACGTTACAACAAGAAATAA
- a CDS encoding IscS subfamily cysteine desulfurase yields the protein MNIPIYLDNNATTPMDPRVLEAMLPYFNEKFGNAASRNHAFGWVAEEGVDYAREQVAKLIGASDKEIIFTSGATESDNLAIKGVFEMYKDKGNHIITTVTEHKAVLDACKHVEKLGGKVTYLPVKEDGLIDLAELENHMTPETILVSIMYGNNEIGVIQPVKEIAAIAHKHGALFMTDATQAVGKIPVDVNADGIDLLALSAHKIYGPKGVGALYVRRKGPRVKVTAQMDGGGHERGMRSGTLNVPGIVGLGKACELCGLEMESEAKRLSALRDKLQKELTVLEESYVNGNVEHRLPHVANISFKYVEGEGLMMAMKDLAVSSGSACTSASLEPSYVLKSLGLSDDLAHSSIRFGLGRFTTEEEVDYAIEVTKKAVTHLRELSPLWEMFKEGIDLNSIEWAEH from the coding sequence ATGAATATCCCAATTTATTTAGATAATAATGCAACAACTCCGATGGATCCCCGCGTCCTGGAAGCTATGTTACCTTATTTTAACGAAAAATTCGGTAATGCAGCAAGCCGTAACCATGCCTTTGGCTGGGTGGCTGAAGAGGGTGTTGATTATGCACGTGAGCAGGTGGCCAAATTAATTGGCGCATCAGACAAGGAGATCATTTTTACATCAGGCGCTACCGAATCAGATAACCTTGCTATTAAAGGTGTGTTTGAAATGTATAAAGATAAAGGTAACCACATTATTACTACGGTTACAGAACATAAAGCTGTACTTGATGCCTGCAAACACGTAGAAAAATTGGGAGGAAAAGTTACTTATCTGCCAGTAAAAGAAGACGGGTTGATTGACTTAGCTGAATTAGAAAACCACATGACACCAGAAACCATCCTGGTATCGATCATGTATGGTAATAACGAGATCGGCGTTATTCAACCGGTTAAAGAAATTGCTGCTATTGCCCATAAGCACGGTGCTTTGTTCATGACAGATGCTACCCAGGCTGTTGGTAAAATTCCGGTTGACGTTAATGCTGATGGCATTGACCTGCTGGCTTTATCGGCACACAAAATATACGGCCCTAAAGGCGTTGGCGCTTTATACGTACGCCGTAAAGGACCACGTGTTAAGGTTACCGCTCAAATGGACGGTGGAGGTCACGAACGCGGTATGCGTTCAGGTACTTTAAACGTTCCTGGTATTGTTGGTTTAGGTAAAGCCTGTGAGCTTTGCGGTTTAGAAATGGAAAGCGAAGCAAAACGCCTTTCAGCTTTACGTGATAAACTACAAAAAGAATTAACCGTATTAGAGGAAAGTTATGTAAACGGTAATGTAGAACACCGCTTACCACACGTAGCTAACATCTCCTTTAAATACGTAGAAGGTGAAGGCTTGATGATGGCGATGAAAGATTTGGCCGTATCATCAGGATCGGCTTGTACATCAGCATCACTAGAGCCATCATATGTATTGAAAAGCTTAGGCTTATCAGATGATTTGGCACACTCGTCTATCCGTTTTGGTTTAGGCAGGTTTACTACCGAAGAAGAAGTTGATTACGCTATTGAAGTAACCAAAAAAGCGGTTACCCACCTGCGCGAATTATCACCACTTTGGGAAATGTTTAAAGAAGGTATCGACCTTAACTCTATTGAGTGGGCAGAACATTAA
- the iscU gene encoding Fe-S cluster assembly scaffold IscU has translation MAYSDKVIDHYTNPRNVGTLDKSSHKVGTGLVGAPECGDVMRLQIQVDDNNVITDAKFKTFGCGSAIASSSLATEWLKGKSIDDAMKIDNMDIVEELALPPVKIHCSVLAEDAIKAAINDFRVKNGLAPIESEKVHH, from the coding sequence ATGGCATATTCAGATAAAGTAATCGATCACTATACTAACCCCCGCAATGTGGGCACTTTAGATAAAAGCAGCCACAAAGTTGGTACCGGTTTAGTAGGTGCACCTGAGTGCGGCGACGTAATGCGTTTGCAAATACAGGTTGATGATAACAATGTTATCACCGATGCAAAATTTAAAACATTCGGATGCGGTTCGGCTATCGCTTCTTCATCTTTAGCTACAGAGTGGTTAAAAGGTAAAAGCATCGACGACGCTATGAAAATTGACAACATGGATATCGTTGAAGAATTGGCATTGCCACCGGTAAAAATCCACTGCTCAGTATTGGCAGAGGATGCTATCAAGGCAGCTATCAATGATTTTCGCGTAAAAAACGGCTTAGCGCCAATTGAAAGCGAAAAAGTACATCACTAA
- a CDS encoding HesB/IscA family protein has translation MVTVTDKAKSKIEHLMQDSGLDASYFLRVSVQGGGCSGLSYNLDFDNEEKKGDQFFEDKGVRFALDMKSFLYLAGTELDFSDGLNGKGFNFNNPNASRTCGCGESFSV, from the coding sequence ATGGTAACTGTAACTGATAAAGCAAAAAGCAAAATAGAACACCTGATGCAGGATTCGGGGCTTGATGCTTCTTATTTTCTGCGTGTATCTGTTCAGGGTGGTGGCTGCTCTGGTTTATCCTATAATCTTGATTTTGATAACGAAGAGAAAAAAGGCGACCAGTTTTTTGAAGATAAGGGTGTTCGCTTTGCGTTAGATATGAAATCGTTCCTGTACCTTGCCGGTACCGAACTTGATTTTTCTGACGGTTTGAATGGTAAAGGTTTTAATTTCAACAACCCAAATGCCAGCCGTACTTGTGGTTGCGGTGAAAGTTTTTCTGTATAA
- a CDS encoding nuclear transport factor 2 family protein encodes MQITKLRAMAISCILLCTSLPAKANTIMDTLTNKQRVLSFYKLIVGQRRADLIPEFVREDYRQHNPTVKQGRDGITEMINYLKALPPPQAGAKSPIIRAIQEGDLVVTHLDVEFMGKRMAVIDLFKLKDGMLAEHWDGIQALPDQTGMAITATNGRYKIDQNASATKSKAIVDQFYQAVIQKASVTDLIKPDYVEHDLAVIHSGKGLGAYLTADNDRQIKIHRIIGEGDFVVVQSEFKRAGKAFVFYEIFRVEHSKIAEHWSVEQAIPDGVEPDAMF; translated from the coding sequence ATGCAAATTACCAAACTACGGGCAATGGCTATATCCTGCATTTTATTATGCACTAGCTTGCCTGCCAAAGCAAATACTATTATGGATACCTTAACCAATAAACAAAGAGTACTTTCATTTTATAAATTAATTGTTGGTCAACGACGGGCCGATCTGATCCCTGAATTTGTGCGGGAAGACTATAGGCAACACAATCCCACCGTGAAACAGGGTAGGGACGGTATCACCGAAATGATCAATTATCTGAAAGCTTTACCGCCACCGCAGGCAGGTGCGAAATCGCCGATTATCAGGGCTATACAAGAGGGCGACCTCGTAGTGACCCATTTGGATGTCGAGTTTATGGGTAAACGCATGGCCGTTATTGATCTGTTTAAACTAAAAGATGGTATGCTGGCCGAACATTGGGATGGGATACAAGCGCTCCCCGATCAAACCGGCATGGCTATCACCGCTACCAATGGAAGATATAAGATTGATCAAAACGCTTCTGCCACAAAAAGTAAAGCAATTGTTGATCAATTTTATCAGGCTGTAATTCAAAAAGCGTCTGTAACTGATTTGATAAAGCCGGACTATGTAGAGCATGACCTAGCAGTAATTCATAGCGGTAAAGGCCTGGGTGCTTATTTGACCGCCGATAATGATCGCCAAATTAAAATACACCGTATTATTGGCGAGGGGGATTTTGTTGTTGTTCAATCAGAATTTAAAAGAGCTGGAAAAGCGTTTGTGTTTTATGAAATATTCAGGGTTGAGCACAGTAAAATAGCAGAACACTGGAGTGTAGAGCAGGCTATCCCGGATGGGGTGGAGCCAGATGCCATGTTTTGA
- a CDS encoding ATP-dependent DNA helicase, whose protein sequence is MTEFDHIRKAFPHQPTGQQLELFNRLHEFLLSDDGDECFILKGYAGTGKTTVLGALVKALRAYKYKAVLLAPTGRAAKVITNYSGRKAFTIHKRIYRKKSALNLDDGFAIADNLASDTLFIVDEASMISDEPGGLNRASLLFDLLKYVYNTKNCKLVLVGDTAQLPPVGSENSPALDESLMKDKFGLTVFSYELTDVLRQGKDSGILYNATRIRDIIRAKEISTPKVVTKGYKDVFRMTGERLSEGLEYAYRKYGYDRTLIICRSNKNANLYNGQIRNRILYREEELTGGDQIMVVKNNYFWLQEQDESSTNFIANGDIARIRKVRRIEDMYGFRFADVQIEFIDYAEDPVLDCKILLDTLYADSPALSQADQKRFYEEVMKDYEGMVNKRAMHNELKQNPYYNALQIKFAYAITCHKAQGGQWDAVFVDQGYVTDEMINMDFLRWFYTAVTRATTELFLVNFDGRFYAAPAEE, encoded by the coding sequence GTGACTGAATTTGATCATATACGTAAGGCCTTTCCGCATCAGCCCACGGGCCAGCAACTGGAGTTGTTTAACCGCCTGCATGAGTTTTTGTTAAGCGATGACGGGGATGAATGTTTTATACTAAAAGGTTACGCCGGAACGGGCAAAACCACGGTATTGGGCGCATTAGTAAAAGCACTAAGAGCGTATAAATATAAAGCTGTTTTGCTGGCACCTACAGGTCGTGCGGCTAAAGTGATCACTAATTATTCGGGTCGCAAGGCATTCACTATACATAAACGCATCTACCGTAAAAAATCGGCTTTGAATCTGGATGATGGATTTGCCATCGCCGATAACCTGGCCAGTGATACACTGTTTATTGTAGACGAAGCATCAATGATATCTGACGAACCTGGTGGCTTAAACCGGGCATCATTGCTGTTCGACTTATTAAAGTACGTATATAACACTAAAAATTGTAAGCTGGTATTAGTGGGTGATACTGCTCAATTACCTCCTGTAGGCTCTGAAAATAGCCCCGCGCTCGACGAAAGTTTAATGAAAGACAAGTTTGGGCTAACTGTATTTAGCTATGAGCTGACCGATGTGCTTCGGCAGGGAAAAGACTCAGGGATATTGTATAATGCCACCCGTATACGTGATATCATACGGGCAAAAGAAATAAGTACGCCGAAGGTAGTTACTAAAGGATATAAAGATGTATTCAGGATGACCGGTGAGCGACTTTCGGAGGGCTTGGAATATGCTTACCGGAAATATGGTTATGACCGTACGCTCATTATCTGCCGTTCCAATAAAAATGCTAACCTGTACAATGGGCAGATCAGGAACCGCATATTATACCGCGAAGAAGAACTTACCGGCGGCGATCAGATCATGGTGGTAAAAAACAATTACTTCTGGTTGCAGGAACAGGACGAAAGCAGTACCAATTTTATTGCCAATGGCGATATTGCCCGTATCAGAAAGGTACGCCGTATTGAAGATATGTATGGTTTCCGATTTGCCGATGTACAAATTGAGTTTATTGATTATGCCGAAGACCCGGTGCTGGATTGTAAAATTCTACTCGATACGCTATATGCTGATTCACCGGCCTTATCGCAGGCAGATCAGAAACGATTTTACGAGGAAGTAATGAAGGATTATGAGGGTATGGTCAACAAGCGTGCTATGCATAATGAATTGAAACAAAATCCATACTATAATGCCTTGCAAATCAAGTTTGCTTATGCTATTACCTGTCACAAGGCGCAAGGCGGGCAATGGGATGCGGTATTTGTTGATCAGGGTTACGTGACCGACGAAATGATCAATATGGATTTTCTGCGCTGGTTTTATACCGCCGTAACCCGTGCCACCACCGAGCTTTTTCTGGTTAATTTTGATGGCCGGTTTTATGCCGCGCCGGCAGAAGAGTAG